The following proteins come from a genomic window of Loxodonta africana isolate mLoxAfr1 chromosome 19, mLoxAfr1.hap2, whole genome shotgun sequence:
- the YDJC gene encoding carbohydrate deacetylase: protein MARPRVRLVVTADDFGYCPRRDEGIVEAFLVGAVTSVSLLVNGAAAESAAELARRHSIPTGLHANLSEGRPVGPARHGASSLLGPEGFFLGKMGFREAVAAGDVALSQVREELEAQLSRFRELLGRDPTHVDGHQHVHVLPGVCQVFAEALQAYGVRFTRLPLERGVGDCAWLEAPARAFACAVGRDARAAVDQFSRHGLRWTDAFVGLSTCGRHMSAHRVSGALARALENVPAGHALTVELMAHPGYPSVPPAGGCGEGPDAFSCSWERLHELRVLTAPTLRARLAQDGVQLCALDDLDSKRLGEGTLGDATLEPSLQTSSP from the exons ATGGCCCGGCCGCGAGTGCGGCTGGTGGTCACAGCGGACGACTTTGGTTACTGCCCTCGGCGCGATGAGGGCATCGTGGAGGCCTTCCTGGTGGGGGCAGTGACCAGCGTGTCCCTGCTGGTGAACGGCGCGGCCGCGGAGAGCGCGGCAGAGCTAGCTCGCAG GCACAGCATCCCCACGGGTCTCCACGCCAACCTGTCCGAGGGCCGCCCCGTGGGCCCGGCCCGCCACGGAGCCTCGTCGCTGCTCGGCCCCGAAGGCTTCTTCCTCGGCAAAATGGGATTCCGGGAGGCGGTGGCGGCAGGAGACGTGGCCTTGTCCCAG GTGCGGGAAGAGCTGGAGGCCCAGCTGAGCCGCTTCCGGGAGTTGTTGGGCAGGGACCCCACGCACGTGGACGGGCACCAGCACGTGCACGTGCTCCCAG GCGTGTGCCAGGTGTTCGCCGAAGCGCTGCAGGCCTATGGGGTGCGCTTCACCCGGCTGCCGCTGGAGCGCGGTGTTGGCGACTGCGCGTGGCTGGAGGCCCCTGCGCGTGCCTTCGCCTGCGCCGTGGGACGCGACGCCCGGGCAGCCGTGGACCAGTTCTCCCGCCACGGCCTGCG GTGGACCGATGCCTTCGTGGGCCTGAGCACGTGCGGCCGCCACATGTCTGCGCACCGAGTGTCAGGGGCGCTGGCGCGGGCGCTGGAAAACGTCCCGGCGGGCCATGCCCTGACAGTGGAGCTGATGGCACACCCCGGGTACCCCAGCGTGCCGCCAGCTGGGGGCTGCGGTGAGGGCCCAGACGCCTTCTCCTGTTCCTGGGAGCGGCTGCATGAGCTGCGTGTCCTCACTGCGCCCACTTTGAGGGCCCGGCTCGCCCAGGATGGCGTACAGCTCTGCGCCTTAGACGATCTGGACTCCAAAAGGCTCGGGGAAGGGACCCTTGGGGATGCCACTCTGGAGCCCTCCTTGCAAACTTCCTCACCCTGA